Proteins co-encoded in one Sulfurovum xiamenensis genomic window:
- a CDS encoding cation:proton antiporter, whose product MHSFAPEIILITILGLVVFSDALANRLKIPSVFLLLIGSYLIYMYVPIAVPIDLPHYFDTIILFCIPLIFMGDALHLHFSDIKKHGWSIFYLAVVAVALSITAGASMYYFGIFEGLTLGAYVSLFAINMATDAVSVQSVLSRFKGIGHDIKVLIEGESLGNDATAVIAFFFIGLPWMMSGTIDAGEATLDALRVFAVSIGIGIGFGYLFYMMMKLIEDKRGELFVFIIEAYLAYVVAEHFHVSGILTLITAIIATKAWIDMDMKRLDDEEAKKSKTFLQKLRLHGIDSTTSERMEYIYEMAKEFGYIAAVMIFFVLAEMVSLEKFWEYKVEIFAMFIITTLIRAISMAKFAFWGSKLEQIKPVGFEGWFILTFSGMKGALSIILVHMIPASFAYKELFEVVTTGVVMLSIFGYGTTLWAYFTFFRKAEEKKLFTH is encoded by the coding sequence ATGCATAGTTTCGCACCGGAGATCATACTTATCACTATACTGGGGCTTGTCGTGTTTTCAGATGCCTTGGCCAACAGATTGAAAATACCTTCAGTATTTTTACTGCTTATAGGTTCATATTTGATCTATATGTATGTACCCATAGCTGTACCGATAGACCTTCCACACTATTTTGATACGATCATTCTATTTTGTATCCCTCTTATCTTTATGGGGGATGCTTTGCATCTGCATTTTAGTGACATTAAAAAACACGGCTGGAGTATCTTCTATCTGGCAGTGGTTGCAGTGGCTCTCTCTATTACAGCCGGAGCGAGTATGTACTACTTCGGGATCTTTGAGGGGCTTACCCTTGGTGCCTATGTCTCACTTTTTGCGATCAATATGGCTACCGATGCAGTGAGTGTGCAGTCGGTGCTTTCCCGATTTAAAGGGATCGGGCATGATATCAAAGTGTTGATCGAGGGTGAATCTTTGGGTAACGATGCCACTGCAGTCATCGCTTTCTTCTTCATAGGACTTCCCTGGATGATGAGCGGTACAATAGATGCAGGAGAAGCGACCTTGGATGCACTTCGTGTGTTCGCTGTGAGTATAGGGATCGGGATAGGTTTTGGATATCTCTTCTATATGATGATGAAACTGATAGAGGATAAGCGAGGAGAGCTTTTTGTTTTTATCATCGAAGCGTATCTTGCCTATGTGGTAGCTGAGCATTTTCATGTCAGTGGTATCTTGACTTTGATCACGGCAATCATCGCAACTAAGGCTTGGATCGATATGGATATGAAGAGATTAGATGACGAGGAAGCTAAAAAGAGCAAAACTTTTTTACAGAAGCTTCGTCTGCATGGGATTGACTCGACGACTTCTGAACGCATGGAGTATATCTATGAGATGGCCAAAGAGTTTGGATATATCGCGGCAGTCATGATCTTCTTTGTACTGGCAGAGATGGTAAGTCTTGAGAAGTTCTGGGAGTATAAAGTAGAGATATTCGCCATGTTCATCATTACCACATTGATCCGTGCGATATCTATGGCAAAATTTGCGTTTTGGGGCAGTAAACTGGAACAGATCAAGCCTGTGGGGTTTGAGGGATGGTTCATATTGACCTTCTCTGGAATGAAAGGGGCTCTTTCTATCATCCTTGTCCATATGATCCCTGCATCATTTGCGTATAAAGAACTTTTTGAAGTGGTAACTACAGGTGTCGTTATGCTCTCTATCTTTGGCTATGGTACAACACTTTGGGCCTATTTTACTTTCTTTAGGAAAGCGGAAGAGAAGAAGTTGTTTACGCACTAG
- the purE gene encoding 5-(carboxyamino)imidazole ribonucleotide mutase, which produces MKFVSIVMESKSDYSVMSECSETLKKFGVPYELVISSAHRSLERTMQYVKESEAKGAQVYIAASGMAAHLAGALAAATSKPVLGVPMESGALKGEDALLSTVMMTAGMPVGTLAIGKSGAVNAAYLAIQIMALQDDELRVKLQEDRISKAKKVELDSSEIETIL; this is translated from the coding sequence ATGAAATTTGTATCGATCGTAATGGAAAGTAAAAGTGACTACAGTGTGATGTCCGAGTGTTCTGAGACACTGAAAAAATTCGGTGTACCGTATGAGCTTGTCATCTCTTCAGCACACAGAAGTCTTGAAAGAACGATGCAGTATGTCAAAGAATCAGAAGCTAAAGGTGCGCAGGTCTACATAGCAGCATCAGGGATGGCAGCACACCTTGCGGGTGCATTAGCAGCAGCTACAAGCAAGCCGGTACTTGGTGTACCTATGGAAAGTGGGGCTCTGAAGGGTGAAGATGCACTCCTTTCGACAGTGATGATGACAGCAGGAATGCCGGTAGGGACACTTGCCATAGGTAAATCAGGTGCGGTCAATGCTGCGTATCTGGCTATACAGATCATGGCCCTGCAAGATGATGAACTTAGAGTGAAACTCCAAGAAGACCGCATCAGCAAAGCAAAAAAAGTAGAACTTGATTCTTCAGAGATTGAAACGATACTGTAA
- a CDS encoding methyltransferase family protein, whose protein sequence is MTSNTVDPTTNQAPSPRLWFALIFVYLFIPLILLVCGGDFSWWQAWIYAVLIFLSGIGGRFLAEKRHPGILVERATSERTLNAKPWDKVLSPLMAISLTFPIVIVAGLDHRYGWTPLFSTWLHILGLILIALGYTFAAWALIENRFFSSTVHIQKDRGHSVCDSGPYRIVRHPGYAGNLLALPGIIMALNSIWTLIPIVVALIIAVIRTTLEDNTLQKELPGYQDYTKRVHYRLFPGIY, encoded by the coding sequence ATGACATCGAACACTGTTGATCCAACCACAAATCAAGCCCCAAGCCCTCGCCTATGGTTTGCTTTGATATTCGTATACCTCTTCATCCCGTTGATTCTCCTGGTCTGCGGAGGAGATTTTAGCTGGTGGCAAGCCTGGATCTATGCCGTTCTGATTTTTCTTTCCGGTATTGGCGGTCGATTTTTGGCAGAAAAGCGGCATCCGGGAATTCTGGTAGAACGGGCTACCTCTGAAAGGACTCTGAATGCAAAACCATGGGATAAAGTACTTTCCCCACTGATGGCGATAAGTCTCACATTCCCCATTGTCATCGTTGCAGGACTTGATCACCGCTATGGATGGACACCTCTGTTTTCCACATGGCTTCACATCCTCGGTCTCATTCTCATTGCACTTGGGTACACATTCGCCGCATGGGCTTTAATAGAGAACCGTTTTTTCTCTAGTACGGTACATATCCAAAAGGATCGTGGACATTCGGTCTGCGATAGCGGTCCTTACCGTATCGTACGTCATCCAGGCTATGCCGGAAACCTTCTGGCACTCCCAGGTATCATCATGGCCTTGAACTCCATATGGACCCTTATCCCTATAGTGGTGGCATTGATCATAGCTGTCATACGAACCACACTTGAGGATAACACTCTTCAGAAAGAGCTACCAGGGTATCAAGATTATACAAAACGTGTACACTATCGCTTATTCCCAGGAATCTACTGA
- a CDS encoding transglycosylase domain-containing protein, with amino-acid sequence MFNSLVKGSIILAMLFGVALTAAFIYAYEEISLDADKLINYKPETSSVIYDRNGEKLAYVFKDQHRLYARYDEIPGVLVEGLVAMEDTQFFEHNGVNPDAILRAIVKDIQAGAFVEGGSTLTQQLIKNKILSNEKKLARKIKEAILALKIEHELSKEDIIERYLNEISYGNNYFGVKTAANGYFHKELHELTLKEAAILVGLPNAPSYYNPLKHYKRALDRANNVLYRMKSIGWITQSDYLKAVKESPVVHKTSLTQNIAPGIVDEVLRRFKGKLGDIRTGGYEIYTTVDMKQQAIAKEAVDFAYKKALKKYNEKAETSTLNTAFVAVESKTGDILAMVGGADYEKSAYNRVTQSKRQPGSAFKPFIYQTALDMGYNPASPLTDLARTFQYYYQGKPKIWAPKNYERDFKGFIPFREALVHSRNLATINLVADLGVSTIRKRLAFLDVPHIPRDMSIALGNLGLSPLKMAQIFSVFANEGHMIEPRLVSKIISKEGAVIYETRPKEIEDFTTPEQAYLMTDVLMDVVKRGTGRNARVDGIELAGKTGTTNNNIDAWFCGYSPTIETIVWFGRDDNTRIGRGATGGALAAPAFSFYYKKLLELYPETKRTFDIPEGVFRGEYQGKSELYTQNSPLPNSHKKRVENYDGYDQLLAEEIEITEDNNPDEGEIGLAPMINIDEDPVSQEEMAEEEDPLHPKRKVPLTPVSNDSGTLF; translated from the coding sequence GTGTTCAATAGTTTAGTAAAAGGTTCTATTATCTTAGCAATGCTATTTGGCGTGGCATTGACTGCAGCGTTTATTTATGCCTATGAAGAGATATCTTTGGATGCAGATAAACTCATCAATTATAAGCCAGAAACCTCTTCTGTCATTTATGACAGAAACGGTGAAAAACTTGCCTATGTCTTCAAAGACCAGCACCGTCTTTATGCACGCTATGATGAAATCCCGGGAGTCCTTGTAGAAGGACTCGTAGCCATGGAAGATACGCAGTTCTTTGAACACAACGGGGTGAATCCGGATGCGATCCTAAGAGCGATAGTCAAAGACATACAGGCGGGTGCGTTTGTTGAGGGTGGAAGTACACTGACGCAGCAGCTTATTAAGAACAAAATACTCTCAAATGAAAAGAAACTGGCACGTAAGATCAAAGAAGCCATATTGGCACTGAAGATAGAACATGAGCTAAGTAAAGAGGATATCATTGAACGATACCTCAATGAGATATCCTATGGAAATAATTATTTTGGTGTCAAAACCGCGGCAAACGGATATTTTCATAAGGAGCTTCATGAGTTGACGCTCAAAGAAGCGGCAATTTTGGTAGGTTTACCCAATGCACCAAGTTATTATAATCCTTTGAAACATTACAAACGTGCTTTGGACCGTGCCAATAATGTACTCTATCGTATGAAAAGCATAGGGTGGATCACGCAAAGTGATTATCTTAAAGCGGTAAAAGAATCTCCAGTGGTACATAAAACTTCATTGACACAGAATATAGCACCAGGTATTGTAGATGAAGTATTGAGACGCTTTAAAGGGAAATTGGGTGATATACGTACCGGTGGGTATGAGATCTATACAACGGTCGATATGAAACAGCAAGCTATTGCAAAAGAGGCAGTTGATTTTGCCTATAAGAAAGCACTCAAAAAATATAATGAGAAAGCAGAAACCTCTACATTGAATACTGCATTTGTAGCGGTAGAGAGTAAAACAGGTGATATTTTAGCGATGGTCGGTGGGGCAGATTATGAGAAGTCTGCCTATAACCGTGTGACACAGTCAAAGCGTCAGCCCGGTTCTGCATTTAAACCGTTTATTTACCAAACGGCTTTAGATATGGGCTACAATCCTGCAAGTCCCTTGACAGACCTTGCAAGAACTTTTCAGTATTATTATCAGGGGAAACCTAAGATCTGGGCACCTAAAAATTATGAACGTGACTTTAAAGGGTTCATACCTTTTAGAGAAGCATTGGTGCATTCACGTAATCTTGCGACGATCAATCTGGTAGCCGATCTCGGTGTGAGTACGATCCGTAAAAGATTGGCATTTTTAGATGTGCCGCATATCCCTAGAGATATGTCCATTGCCTTAGGTAACCTTGGGTTAAGTCCGTTGAAAATGGCGCAGATCTTTTCAGTATTTGCCAATGAAGGCCATATGATAGAGCCGAGACTTGTAAGCAAGATCATCTCTAAAGAGGGTGCAGTGATCTATGAAACACGTCCTAAAGAGATAGAAGACTTCACCACGCCTGAACAGGCATACTTGATGACCGACGTCTTGATGGATGTTGTGAAAAGAGGTACGGGTAGGAATGCAAGAGTAGATGGCATAGAACTTGCAGGGAAAACGGGAACGACCAATAACAATATCGATGCATGGTTCTGTGGATACTCGCCGACCATTGAAACGATTGTCTGGTTCGGTCGAGATGACAATACACGTATAGGACGCGGAGCGACAGGAGGTGCATTAGCTGCACCTGCATTCTCTTTTTACTATAAAAAACTGTTGGAATTATATCCGGAGACGAAACGAACATTTGATATACCTGAAGGGGTATTTAGAGGTGAGTATCAGGGTAAATCAGAACTTTATACACAAAATTCTCCGCTACCTAACAGTCACAAAAAGAGAGTGGAAAACTATGATGGGTATGATCAACTTTTAGCAGAAGAGATAGAGATCACAGAAGATAACAATCCTGATGAGGGAGAGATAGGCCTTGCCCCTATGATCAATATCGATGAGGATCCGGTTTCTCAAGAAGAGATGGCTGAAGAAGAGGATCCTTTACATCCTAAACGAAAAGTACCTTTGACCCCTGTTTCTAACGACAGCGGTACCTTGTTCTAG
- the glyQ gene encoding glycine--tRNA ligase subunit alpha, translating to MNNNAITFSELLLKLQQFWADQGCNIVQPYDIPSGAGTFHPATLLRSLDSQPWSAAYVAPSRRPTDGRYGENPNRLGAYYQFQALIKPSPDNIQELYLKSLEYLGLNLKEHDIRFVEDNWESPTLGAWGLGWEVWLDGMEVTQFTYFQQVGGIACDPVAVEITYGTERLAMYLQGVDSVYDLVWNRMGESVTTYGDVHKETEYEFSKYHFEVANVEKLFQHFEDASNECEVCLEAGLPLPAYDQCMIASHAFNVLDARKAISQAQRQNYILKVRELSIGCAKLYKVQEQERNARVRG from the coding sequence ATGAACAACAACGCCATTACATTTAGCGAACTCCTCCTCAAATTACAACAATTCTGGGCAGATCAGGGGTGCAATATCGTACAGCCCTATGACATTCCTTCAGGTGCAGGGACATTCCACCCTGCTACACTGCTGAGAAGTCTGGACTCGCAGCCTTGGTCGGCTGCGTATGTGGCCCCTTCACGCCGTCCGACAGATGGACGTTATGGGGAAAATCCAAACCGTCTTGGTGCCTATTATCAGTTTCAAGCACTGATCAAGCCCAGCCCTGACAATATTCAAGAGCTTTATTTGAAGTCTTTGGAGTACCTGGGGTTGAATCTGAAAGAGCATGATATCCGCTTTGTAGAAGACAACTGGGAGTCTCCGACCTTGGGTGCCTGGGGTCTTGGTTGGGAAGTATGGCTTGATGGTATGGAAGTCACACAGTTTACCTACTTCCAACAGGTCGGTGGTATCGCTTGTGACCCTGTAGCAGTAGAGATCACCTATGGGACAGAGAGACTTGCTATGTATCTGCAAGGGGTGGACTCCGTGTATGATCTGGTGTGGAACCGTATGGGAGAGAGTGTCACCACGTATGGTGATGTCCATAAAGAGACAGAGTATGAATTTTCCAAGTATCACTTTGAAGTCGCCAATGTAGAGAAGCTGTTCCAACATTTTGAAGATGCTTCCAATGAGTGTGAAGTATGCCTTGAGGCAGGTTTGCCTTTGCCAGCCTATGACCAATGTATGATCGCTTCACATGCTTTTAATGTCCTCGATGCAAGAAAAGCGATCTCCCAGGCACAGAGACAGAACTATATTTTAAAAGTAAGAGAACTCTCCATAGGGTGTGCAAAGCTTTATAAAGTGCAAGAGCAAGAACGTAATGCACGTGTGAGAGGCTAA
- a CDS encoding peptidase U32 family protein: MTDQNKVELLAPAGNLEKMKIALNYGADAVYGGTSTFSLRIRSGKEFDMESYAEGIAYAHARGKKVYSTVNSFPFNSQMKLYENHIAKIAELKPDALIVSSPGVVKIANRIAPDIPIHLSTQANVMNAMDAEVYYDLGVKRIIVAREISLKDCEAIKHHLPDLELEIFVHGSMCFAYSGRCLISSLQTGRVPNRGSCANDCRFPYEVYAHNPESGTTFRLDEEEGIGTYIMNAKDMNMASHIDEILKSGVIDSLKIEGRTKSPYYAAVVTKAYRHAIDDFYANDFDAARYQAELNTTQNRGFTDAYLLSRPFDRTETESNEFSIQYGTHQVAGLVLEDGLTWKCKDKTCVGDSVEIVLPLDATVEMVDNDIGKIEEIDGKYWLTFKKMRSESGKEFECIHSGDLNNILLPTKLPGYTILRREIAEALENKGLTESSTPMKQEQAVKPTSKDIK, translated from the coding sequence ATGACAGATCAAAATAAAGTAGAACTTTTAGCACCAGCAGGTAACCTAGAGAAGATGAAGATCGCTCTGAACTATGGGGCAGATGCCGTATATGGGGGTACCAGTACCTTTTCACTGCGTATCCGTTCAGGCAAAGAGTTCGACATGGAATCCTATGCTGAAGGAATAGCCTATGCCCATGCCCGTGGCAAAAAAGTCTACTCTACGGTGAACTCGTTTCCTTTTAATTCACAAATGAAGCTCTATGAAAATCACATTGCCAAGATCGCTGAGCTTAAACCTGATGCACTGATCGTCTCTAGCCCTGGTGTGGTAAAGATAGCAAATCGGATTGCACCGGACATTCCTATTCACCTCTCTACACAGGCCAATGTGATGAATGCTATGGATGCTGAGGTCTATTATGACCTTGGGGTGAAGCGTATCATTGTCGCACGTGAAATCAGTCTGAAAGATTGTGAAGCCATTAAACATCATCTACCTGACTTGGAATTGGAGATATTTGTGCATGGTTCGATGTGTTTTGCCTACTCGGGACGCTGTCTTATCTCTTCACTGCAGACAGGGCGTGTGCCTAACCGTGGATCTTGTGCCAATGACTGCCGTTTCCCTTATGAAGTGTATGCACATAATCCGGAATCGGGAACCACATTCAGGCTGGATGAAGAAGAGGGGATCGGTACCTATATCATGAATGCCAAAGATATGAATATGGCATCACATATCGATGAGATACTCAAGTCAGGTGTCATTGACTCACTGAAGATAGAAGGACGTACGAAATCTCCTTACTATGCAGCTGTGGTTACCAAAGCCTATCGTCATGCGATCGATGATTTTTATGCCAATGATTTTGATGCCGCACGCTATCAAGCCGAACTCAACACTACACAGAATCGTGGGTTTACAGATGCTTATCTGCTTTCACGGCCTTTTGATAGAACGGAGACAGAATCGAACGAGTTTTCTATACAGTATGGTACCCACCAAGTCGCGGGACTTGTCTTGGAAGATGGTTTGACATGGAAGTGTAAAGATAAGACGTGTGTAGGTGACAGTGTAGAGATCGTTTTGCCTTTAGATGCGACTGTCGAGATGGTAGACAATGATATAGGCAAGATAGAAGAGATCGACGGAAAGTACTGGCTGACATTCAAAAAAATGCGCTCTGAATCAGGCAAGGAGTTTGAGTGTATTCACTCGGGTGATTTGAACAATATTCTTTTACCTACTAAATTGCCTGGGTATACTATATTAAGACGTGAGATCGCGGAAGCATTGGAGAACAAGGGCTTAACGGAGAGCTCAACACCTATGAAGCAGGAACAAGCAGTCAAACCAACAAGTAAGGATATAAAATGA
- the glnA gene encoding type I glutamate--ammonia ligase, translated as MGKFVNNTDEFYKYCEENEVEFVDFRFTDIKGAWHHITYRMSAVEASMIDSGLPFDGSSIDAWQPIEKSDMILKPDVETAFLDPFTADSTIIVICDVYDIYKNELYAKCPRSIAKKTLAHMEEIGVGDAAYFGPENEFFIFDDVKFRDDVNSSYFRVDSQEGAWSRDTEYEGGNMGHRPGTKGGYFPVMPTDSMVDLRAEMMLLLEEVGLEVMLGHHEVAQAQGEIGVKFGTLIEAADNVQKYKYVVKMVAHLNGKTATFMPKPLVGDNGNGMHVHQSIWKNGKNLFYKEGEYGNLSETALHYLGGIFKHARAVSAFTNPSTNSYKRLLPGFEAPSILTYSSQNRSAACRIPYGAGEMATRIETRFPDSTACPYLAFSALMLAGLDGIKNKDIPAGPMDIDLFELSLDEIREKNIAQMPHTLREALEGLIADNDFLKPVFTQEFIDTYQHYQFERQVWPDEGRPTAYEFISTYSC; from the coding sequence ATGGGTAAATTTGTTAACAACACAGATGAGTTTTACAAATATTGCGAAGAGAATGAGGTAGAGTTTGTAGACTTTAGATTTACAGACATTAAAGGTGCATGGCATCATATTACATATAGAATGAGTGCTGTTGAAGCTTCTATGATTGATTCAGGTCTTCCGTTTGATGGTTCATCGATCGACGCTTGGCAGCCGATTGAAAAATCAGATATGATACTTAAACCAGATGTGGAGACTGCATTTTTAGATCCATTTACTGCTGACAGTACGATCATTGTTATCTGTGATGTTTATGATATTTACAAAAATGAGCTTTACGCTAAATGTCCAAGATCTATCGCGAAGAAGACACTTGCTCACATGGAAGAAATTGGTGTAGGTGATGCAGCATACTTCGGTCCTGAGAATGAATTCTTCATCTTCGATGATGTAAAATTTAGAGATGATGTAAACTCTTCTTATTTCAGAGTAGATTCTCAAGAAGGTGCTTGGAGTAGAGATACAGAGTATGAAGGTGGTAACATGGGTCACAGACCAGGTACCAAAGGTGGATATTTCCCTGTAATGCCTACAGACTCTATGGTAGACCTAAGAGCTGAAATGATGTTACTTCTTGAAGAAGTAGGTCTTGAAGTAATGCTTGGACACCATGAAGTTGCACAGGCACAGGGTGAGATCGGTGTCAAATTCGGTACACTGATCGAAGCTGCAGATAACGTTCAAAAGTACAAGTATGTTGTAAAAATGGTTGCACACCTTAACGGTAAAACAGCAACATTCATGCCTAAACCACTTGTAGGTGACAACGGTAACGGTATGCACGTACACCAATCTATCTGGAAAAACGGTAAAAACCTCTTCTACAAAGAAGGTGAATATGGAAACCTCTCTGAGACAGCACTTCACTACCTTGGTGGTATCTTCAAGCATGCTAGAGCAGTATCTGCATTTACAAACCCAAGTACAAACTCTTACAAGAGACTACTTCCAGGATTTGAAGCACCATCTATCTTGACTTACTCAAGCCAAAACAGATCAGCAGCTTGTCGTATCCCTTATGGTGCGGGTGAGATGGCAACAAGAATCGAGACTAGATTCCCAGATTCTACAGCTTGCCCTTACCTTGCATTCTCTGCATTGATGTTGGCAGGACTTGACGGGATCAAGAACAAAGATATTCCAGCTGGTCCAATGGATATCGACCTGTTTGAACTTAGCCTTGATGAGATCAGAGAGAAGAATATTGCTCAAATGCCTCACACACTCAGAGAAGCACTTGAAGGTCTTATCGCTGATAATGACTTCTTGAAGCCAGTATTTACTCAAGAGTTTATCGACACATACCAACACTACCAGTTTGAAAGACAAGTTTGGCCAGATGAAGGTAGACCAACAGCATACGAGTTCATCTCAACTTACTCTTGCTAA
- a CDS encoding GDSL-type esterase/lipase family protein produces MRDVRICYVGDSFVNGTGDPTKLGWTGRLSQNSQNNNLDITHYNLGIRREASGDILKRWEAECHARLPEVSENKVVFSFGVNDTVMENGQKRVSLENSIENAKTILVHASKKYDVIMIGMPPIDDEEQNKMIKELDIEYQALCNALEIPYLSVFEKLANDQIWKNEVLSNDGAHPRDKGYEILANHIKNWSGWWFKT; encoded by the coding sequence ATGAGAGATGTTCGTATATGCTATGTTGGAGACTCTTTTGTTAATGGTACAGGAGATCCCACTAAACTTGGATGGACAGGAAGACTAAGTCAAAATTCTCAAAACAACAATCTAGATATTACACATTATAATCTTGGTATTCGAAGAGAGGCATCAGGAGATATATTAAAAAGATGGGAAGCAGAATGTCACGCTAGATTACCAGAAGTTTCAGAGAATAAAGTTGTTTTTTCGTTTGGTGTGAATGATACAGTTATGGAAAATGGACAAAAAAGAGTTTCATTGGAAAATAGTATTGAAAACGCTAAAACTATATTAGTACATGCCTCAAAAAAATATGATGTCATCATGATAGGTATGCCTCCAATTGATGATGAAGAACAAAACAAGATGATTAAAGAGTTAGATATTGAATATCAAGCTTTGTGTAATGCATTAGAAATCCCATACCTTTCCGTATTTGAAAAATTAGCCAATGATCAAATATGGAAAAATGAAGTTTTATCCAATGATGGTGCCCACCCAAGAGATAAAGGTTATGAAATATTGGCAAATCATATCAAAAATTGGAGTGGTTGGTGGTTTAAAACATAA
- a CDS encoding histidinol-phosphatase, with translation MRIDIHNHTTRCNHAEGTVDEYIQKAIELGIDIYGFSEHAPMDFDPHYRLAFEEMQAYTDDILGAKERYKDDINILFGYEVDYLPGHMDDRVLHAKVDYLIGSVHFIDKWSFDNPEFIAGWKNKDIDEIWQAYFEATEAMARSGKFDIVGHLDLIKVFKFLPKKDVRLLAKDALHAIKRSNMVLEVNTAGLRKPIGELYPSRELLEEAYAHDIPITFSSDAHSVEQVGFGYDLATTLVKEVGYTKAATFEGRDRQLVIF, from the coding sequence ATGAGAATAGATATACATAATCACACAACACGTTGTAACCATGCTGAAGGTACAGTGGATGAATACATCCAAAAAGCCATTGAATTGGGCATAGATATTTATGGGTTTTCTGAACATGCACCTATGGATTTTGATCCCCACTATCGTCTCGCTTTTGAAGAGATGCAAGCATATACAGATGATATTTTAGGTGCCAAAGAGCGCTATAAAGATGATATCAATATCTTGTTCGGTTATGAAGTGGATTACCTTCCAGGACACATGGATGATCGTGTTTTACATGCAAAAGTAGACTACCTGATAGGCTCTGTACACTTCATAGATAAGTGGAGTTTTGACAACCCCGAATTCATCGCAGGATGGAAAAACAAAGATATAGATGAGATATGGCAGGCCTATTTTGAAGCCACGGAAGCCATGGCAAGATCCGGGAAGTTTGACATCGTAGGGCACCTTGATCTTATCAAGGTCTTTAAATTCCTTCCAAAAAAAGATGTCAGACTCTTGGCAAAAGATGCCCTTCATGCGATCAAGAGATCAAACATGGTGTTAGAAGTGAATACTGCAGGTCTTCGCAAACCTATAGGTGAACTTTACCCTTCAAGAGAATTACTCGAAGAAGCGTATGCACATGATATCCCTATTACTTTCTCTTCAGATGCCCATTCAGTTGAGCAAGTAGGGTTCGGTTATGATCTGGCAACAACACTTGTAAAAGAAGTCGGATATACAAAAGCTGCTACTTTTGAAGGGCGAGATCGACAATTGGTTATTTTTTAA
- a CDS encoding DsbA family protein: MQKELIFVLDPMCSWCWGFAPVIEELRTKLNDKYLFSLVLGGLRTQGEMPWNESSKEYLKGHWKQVSQRTGQVFSEGLFEKEYFDYDTYTACKAVIAVRELFGMQSAFDYLHTIQEAFYTRTEDITNSEVLLRLLHGSKSDESAFRTFFESDRAQLLMEHDFAKARSMGANAFPSVVVIDEEGHMVCQKGYRSLQEMKKLLEDSYA; this comes from the coding sequence ATGCAAAAAGAGCTGATCTTTGTGCTTGACCCCATGTGCTCATGGTGTTGGGGATTTGCACCTGTGATAGAGGAGTTACGTACGAAATTGAATGACAAGTATCTGTTCTCATTGGTCTTAGGTGGCTTACGTACTCAAGGTGAAATGCCTTGGAATGAGAGTTCAAAGGAGTATCTCAAGGGACACTGGAAACAAGTCTCACAAAGAACAGGACAAGTGTTTTCAGAGGGTTTATTTGAAAAAGAGTATTTTGACTACGATACCTATACTGCATGTAAGGCAGTGATAGCCGTAAGAGAATTATTTGGTATGCAAAGTGCTTTTGACTATCTGCATACGATACAAGAAGCATTTTATACCAGAACCGAAGATATTACAAATTCAGAGGTCTTACTACGTTTATTGCATGGGTCAAAGTCAGATGAAAGTGCATTTCGAACGTTCTTTGAAAGTGACAGAGCACAGCTTCTTATGGAGCACGATTTCGCAAAAGCACGTTCTATGGGAGCCAATGCATTTCCTTCGGTGGTTGTTATAGATGAAGAGGGACATATGGTATGTCAAAAAGGTTATAGAAGTTTACAAGAGATGAAAAAGTTATTGGAGGATTCATATGCATAG